From the genome of Vicia villosa cultivar HV-30 ecotype Madison, WI linkage group LG2, Vvil1.0, whole genome shotgun sequence, one region includes:
- the LOC131653540 gene encoding probable calcium-binding protein CML48 has product MSSSYGRYNSQSYAPSAPELPPPSNHTPPNHNYTQTSPPSSNYNNNYPHGYSYGGQVSSSGYPPPSSYVSSSSGYSDFPPGTNPDVIRSFQMVDRDRSGFIDDRELQQALSSSFHNFNLRTIRLLIFLFKHPQESLRIGPKEFTELWSCLGHWRGIFERYDKDRSGKIDPLELRDALYGIGYAVPASVLQLLLSKYSDGSSRRVELGFDSFVECGMIIKGLTDKFKVKDKRYSGSATLAYDEFMSMVLPFLVSYD; this is encoded by the exons ATGTCTTCTTCATACGGTAGATACAATTCTCAATCTTACGCTCCATCTGCACCCGAGTTACCTCCACCTTCTAACCACACCCCTCCTAATCACAACTACACCCAAACCTCACCCCCTTCTTCAAACTACAACAACAACTACCCCCATGGTTATTCCTACGGTGGTCAAGTTTCATCCTCTGGTTATCCTCCACCTTCTTCCtatgtttcttcatcttctggtTATTCGGATTTTCCACCAGGAACAAACCCTGATGTTATTAGGAGCTTTCAGATGGTAGATAGAGATCGAAGCGGTTTCATTGATGATAGAGAATTGCAACaagctctttcttcttcttttcataaTTTTAACCTAAGGACTATTCgacttcttatttttctctttaaacATCCCCAAGAATCCCTCAGAATTG GGCCAAAGGAATTTACAGAGCTTTGGAGTTGCCTTGGTCACTGGCGA GgcatatttgagagatatgacaaAGATAGGAGTGGGAAAATTGATCCATTAGAGCTAAGAGATGCTCTGTATGGTATTGGCTATGCAGTACCGGCCTCAGTTCTACAACTTTTGCTTTCAAAGTACAGTGATGGAAGTAGTAGGAGGGTTGAACTCGGGTTCGACAGTTTTGTCGA GTGTGGGATGATTATCAAG GGTCTGACTGACAAATTCAAGGTTAAGGACAAGCGTTATTCCGGTTCAGCTACACTTGCGTATGACGAGTTTATGTCTATGGTCCTTCCTTTCCTTGTATCTTATGATTAA